From Actinoplanes oblitus, a single genomic window includes:
- a CDS encoding sensor histidine kinase, which translates to MSTGSSALAVRRGPFSRLRDAGIRTKLAFLLIIPITAVLVLASVRLMDVRGRATDAGRVADLTVLGNDVSELARLLHRERMAAAAYLAAPDVSPDAYRQTAAAVDARVQTFRAHRDQAGQVPARVRDRLGLIQERLDTLAGTRDDVSARQKLTMAAAVQRYSSILEGLSDYDDSLSQVAEPGVVADGLRALAAFSRIESAAADQEAAAYTVRMTGLLSGTWQQQLIGAQAARQEALDDLRQIATAEQAGLVEGTLANAAVARADGLITRLTGPAAVSDTELTEAYQQVLDLLRATGTRLEADAVRVSRDDSDSTAERATVEFVVVLLVLLAAIALGVYLARTLHLSVRRLREGALAVANRDLPDAVHRLKDVDSLDAGGVDQIIAQSRDPIRLADRDEFGQVAEAFNMVHREAIRVAAEQAALRTSVSAMFLSLARRSQALVDRMIGELDHIERTEEDPKRLAKLFDLDHLATRMRRNDENLLVLAGADVGAPRREDALLIDALRAAQSEVELYHRIEFGALDADVSVVAAAVNDVVRLLAELLDNATRFSPPTTVVVAHGRRSGDHAVLQIEDRGLGITPEQLEQINRRLSEPAEVDASAFRLMGFAVIARLAARHGIGVRLLPSREGGTVAEVTLPADIVVLPGAPSSTAGRAASWTRPGPAPQPVGGRAPETRAPVRSAPMPAPVSPRWAPPVDPGPPAELDLRPTPDRPPLPTRVPRPPTAEPDSTPLFAPVSAQPAPDSTPLFAPVSAQPAPDSTPLFAPVSAQPAPDSTPRFPPVSAQPAPVSAQPVPIRMEMQHTWFDAEMELPEMQGMPTAGYAPAPVSAAPAGPPPVAPEPAAPEPVAASAVPRPRPAADDDERWRSAADEGWARAMAAAAPQDAGTTRSGLPKRIPQAQLVPGGVRDLPRAQHRRSPDDVRGLLAAYTSGVRRGRTDGSVDQVPKESEQ; encoded by the coding sequence GTGAGCACGGGATCCTCGGCCCTGGCTGTGCGACGTGGTCCTTTCTCCCGTCTGCGGGACGCCGGCATCCGCACCAAGCTGGCCTTCCTGCTGATCATCCCGATCACGGCGGTGCTGGTGCTGGCCTCGGTGCGCCTGATGGACGTGCGCGGCCGGGCCACCGACGCCGGCCGGGTCGCCGACCTCACCGTGCTCGGCAACGACGTCTCCGAGCTGGCCCGCCTGCTGCACCGGGAGCGGATGGCGGCCGCCGCGTACCTGGCCGCGCCGGACGTGTCGCCGGACGCGTACCGGCAGACGGCCGCCGCTGTCGACGCGCGGGTCCAGACCTTCCGGGCCCACCGCGACCAGGCCGGACAGGTGCCGGCCCGGGTGCGCGACCGGCTCGGGCTGATCCAGGAACGGCTCGACACGCTCGCCGGCACCCGTGACGACGTGTCCGCCCGGCAGAAGCTGACGATGGCCGCCGCGGTCCAGCGGTACAGCAGCATCCTCGAGGGACTGTCCGATTACGACGATTCGCTCAGCCAGGTCGCCGAGCCGGGCGTGGTCGCCGACGGGCTGCGCGCGCTGGCCGCGTTCAGCCGGATCGAGTCGGCCGCCGCCGACCAGGAGGCGGCCGCGTACACGGTCCGGATGACCGGTCTGCTCAGCGGGACCTGGCAGCAGCAGCTGATCGGCGCGCAGGCGGCCCGGCAGGAGGCGCTCGACGACCTCCGGCAGATCGCCACCGCCGAGCAGGCCGGCCTGGTCGAGGGAACCCTGGCGAACGCCGCGGTGGCCCGGGCGGACGGCCTGATCACCCGGCTGACCGGGCCGGCGGCGGTCTCGGACACCGAGCTGACCGAGGCGTACCAGCAGGTTCTCGACCTGCTCCGGGCCACCGGCACCCGGCTGGAGGCGGACGCCGTCCGGGTCTCCCGGGACGACAGCGACAGCACCGCCGAGCGGGCCACCGTCGAGTTCGTGGTGGTGCTGCTGGTCCTGCTCGCCGCGATCGCGCTCGGCGTCTACCTGGCCCGGACCCTGCACCTGTCGGTCCGCCGGTTGCGCGAGGGCGCACTCGCCGTCGCCAACCGGGACCTGCCCGACGCGGTGCACCGGCTGAAGGACGTGGACAGCCTGGACGCGGGCGGCGTCGACCAGATCATCGCGCAGTCCCGGGACCCGATCCGGCTCGCCGACCGGGACGAGTTCGGGCAGGTCGCCGAGGCGTTCAACATGGTGCACCGGGAGGCCATCCGGGTCGCCGCCGAACAGGCCGCGCTGCGGACCAGCGTCTCCGCGATGTTCCTCAGCCTGGCCCGGCGCAGTCAGGCACTGGTCGACCGGATGATCGGCGAGCTGGACCACATCGAGCGTACCGAGGAGGACCCGAAGCGGCTGGCCAAGCTCTTCGACCTGGACCACCTCGCCACCCGGATGCGCCGCAACGACGAGAACCTGCTGGTACTGGCCGGCGCCGACGTGGGCGCCCCGCGCCGCGAGGACGCGCTGCTGATCGACGCGCTCCGGGCCGCTCAGTCCGAGGTGGAGCTTTACCACCGGATCGAGTTCGGCGCCCTGGACGCCGACGTCTCGGTGGTCGCCGCGGCGGTCAACGACGTGGTCCGGCTGCTCGCCGAGCTGCTCGACAACGCCACCCGGTTCTCCCCGCCGACCACCGTGGTGGTGGCGCACGGGCGGCGGTCCGGCGACCACGCGGTGCTGCAGATCGAGGACCGCGGGCTGGGCATCACCCCGGAGCAGCTGGAGCAGATCAACCGGCGGCTGAGCGAGCCGGCCGAGGTGGACGCCAGCGCGTTCCGGCTGATGGGCTTCGCGGTGATCGCCCGGCTGGCGGCCCGGCACGGCATCGGGGTGCGGCTGCTGCCCAGCCGGGAGGGCGGGACGGTCGCCGAGGTGACCCTGCCGGCCGACATCGTGGTGCTGCCCGGTGCGCCGTCCAGCACCGCCGGGCGGGCGGCGAGCTGGACCCGCCCCGGCCCGGCCCCGCAGCCGGTCGGCGGCCGTGCCCCGGAGACCCGCGCGCCGGTGCGGTCCGCGCCGATGCCGGCGCCCGTCTCGCCGCGCTGGGCGCCGCCGGTCGATCCCGGACCGCCCGCCGAGCTGGATCTCCGGCCGACCCCGGACCGCCCGCCGCTGCCCACCCGGGTGCCCAGGCCGCCCACCGCGGAGCCGGACTCCACGCCGCTGTTCGCGCCGGTCTCGGCGCAGCCGGCGCCGGACTCCACGCCGCTGTTCGCGCCGGTCTCGGCGCAGCCGGCGCCGGACTCCACGCCGCTGTTCGCGCCGGTCTCGGCGCAGCCGGCGCCGGACTCCACGCCGCGGTTCCCGCCCGTCTCGGCGCAGCCGGCGCCGGTCTCGGCCCAGCCGGTGCCGATCCGGATGGAGATGCAGCACACCTGGTTCGACGCCGAGATGGAGCTACCGGAGATGCAGGGCATGCCGACCGCCGGTTACGCCCCGGCGCCCGTCTCGGCGGCTCCCGCCGGCCCGCCGCCGGTGGCCCCGGAGCCGGCGGCGCCCGAGCCGGTGGCGGCATCGGCGGTCCCCAGGCCCCGCCCGGCAGCCGACGACGACGAACGCTGGCGGAGCGCGGCCGACGAGGGCTGGGCTCGCGCGATGGCCGCTGCCGCACCCCAGGACGCCGGCACCACCCGCTCCGGTCTGCCGAAACGGATCCCGCAGGCGCAGCTCGTGCCGGGCGGGGTGCGGGACCTGCCGCGGGCACAGCATCGTCGCAGCCCCGACGACGTGCGCGGGCTTCTCGCCGCGTACACCAGCGGGGTGCGGCGCGGGCGGACCGACGGCTCCGTCGACCAGGTTCCTAAGGAGAGCGAACAGTGA
- a CDS encoding roadblock/LC7 domain-containing protein, with translation MIRPTMQDMGWLLNNFADSIAGIAHVVAVSADGLLLACSRDLPPDRADQLAAITSGVVSLTEGASRMFTAGKVQQTIIEMDSGYLFLMSISDGSSMAVLAARSCDVGQVGYEMALLVERVGAALSPAAREAVSH, from the coding sequence GTGATCAGGCCCACCATGCAGGACATGGGCTGGCTGCTCAACAACTTCGCCGACAGCATCGCGGGCATCGCGCACGTGGTGGCGGTCTCCGCCGACGGGTTGTTGCTGGCCTGCTCGCGGGATCTGCCACCGGACCGGGCGGACCAGCTGGCCGCCATCACCTCCGGTGTGGTCAGCCTGACCGAGGGGGCGTCCCGGATGTTCACCGCCGGGAAGGTGCAACAGACCATCATCGAAATGGACAGCGGCTATCTTTTCCTGATGTCCATCAGCGACGGTTCGTCGATGGCCGTGCTGGCCGCGCGCAGCTGCGACGTCGGTCAGGTCGGCTACGAGATGGCCCTGCTGGTGGAGCGCGTCGGCGCCGCGTTGTCGCCGGCGGCACGCGAGGCCGTCAGCCACTAG
- a CDS encoding DUF742 domain-containing protein, which translates to MTEPHDPRGNLVRPYAVTRGRTEPIRDIPIEAVLVASAAAVQEARFAGHDKYRIAVLCEPKALSLAELAALTRLPLGVARVLVADMVTEGLLALHSAAPRKGFTERMDLLGRVLSGLRKL; encoded by the coding sequence ATGACAGAGCCGCACGATCCCCGGGGGAACCTGGTGCGGCCGTACGCGGTGACCCGCGGCCGGACCGAGCCGATCCGGGACATTCCGATCGAGGCGGTCCTGGTCGCCAGCGCGGCGGCCGTCCAGGAAGCGCGTTTTGCCGGACATGACAAGTACCGCATCGCCGTGCTGTGCGAGCCGAAAGCCCTGTCGCTGGCCGAGCTGGCGGCGCTCACCCGGTTGCCCCTCGGGGTGGCCCGGGTGCTCGTCGCCGACATGGTCACCGAGGGACTGCTCGCGTTGCACAGCGCCGCTCCCCGGAAGGGTTTCACGGAGCGGATGGACCTGCTGGGAAGGGTTTTGAGTGGACTTCGCAAGCTCTGA
- a CDS encoding GTP-binding protein, translated as MDFASSERAGAPQSEIVSAKIVVAGGFGVGKTTLVGAVSEIEPLTTEAVMTAAGAGIDDASKVPEKGTTTVAMDFGRITMADDLILYLFGTPGQTRFWFMWDELIRGAVGAAVMVDTRRLTDAFAPLDYFENRHLPYLVAVNCFDGAPRYEPEEVREALAIPERVPLVMCDARHRESVKSVLIGVVEHAMATLVTEHERGMVVG; from the coding sequence GTGGACTTCGCAAGCTCTGAGCGGGCGGGGGCGCCTCAATCGGAGATCGTCTCGGCGAAAATCGTCGTCGCCGGTGGGTTCGGCGTCGGCAAGACGACGCTGGTCGGTGCGGTCTCCGAGATCGAGCCGCTGACGACCGAGGCGGTGATGACAGCGGCCGGCGCCGGGATCGACGACGCCTCCAAGGTCCCGGAGAAGGGCACCACCACGGTGGCGATGGACTTCGGCCGGATCACCATGGCCGACGACCTGATCCTCTACCTGTTCGGCACGCCCGGTCAGACCCGCTTCTGGTTCATGTGGGACGAGCTGATCCGCGGTGCCGTCGGCGCCGCAGTGATGGTCGACACCCGCCGGCTCACCGACGCGTTCGCGCCGCTCGACTACTTCGAGAACCGGCACCTGCCCTACCTGGTGGCGGTGAACTGCTTCGACGGCGCACCCCGCTATGAGCCGGAGGAGGTGCGCGAGGCGCTCGCCATCCCGGAGCGGGTGCCGCTGGTGATGTGCGACGCCCGGCACCGCGAGTCGGTCAAGTCGGTACTGATCGGCGTCGTCGAGCACGCCATGGCCACCCTGGTCACCGAACACGAACGCGGCATGGTCGTGGGGTGA
- a CDS encoding uroporphyrinogen-III synthase: MTGRIPGARRPVLAQPAATLSGYTVGVTADRRRDELAGLLESRGARVVLAPALRIVPIADDADLRAATRACLDTPPDIVLVNTGIGMRGWLEAAESWGLAEPLRDVLNRAYLVARGPKAQAAVRAAGLRDQWTPDGEGSAEIIEHLTARGVAGLTVALQLHGESQPEYSEALETAGARVIEVPVYRWAPPVDPAPLHRLVDLITGRLVDAVTFTSAAAVHALLRAAGPATDALLDALRTEVLAACVGPVTAAPLRRHDVPVSTPHRARLSALVRTLVEELPPRAVTIQVNGHAITLRGHAAVVDGELRQLAPAPMAVLRALANSPGRVLSRAALLQALPRHADEHAVEMAVARLRAAIPGVIQTVVRRGYRIPT, from the coding sequence ATGACGGGCCGGATCCCCGGGGCCCGCCGCCCGGTACTGGCGCAGCCGGCCGCGACCCTCTCCGGTTACACCGTCGGCGTCACCGCCGACCGCCGCCGCGACGAGCTGGCCGGCCTGCTGGAGAGCCGCGGCGCCCGCGTCGTGCTGGCCCCCGCGCTGCGCATCGTCCCGATCGCCGACGACGCCGACCTGCGCGCCGCGACCCGCGCCTGCCTCGACACTCCCCCGGACATCGTGCTGGTCAACACCGGCATCGGGATGCGCGGCTGGCTCGAGGCCGCCGAGAGCTGGGGCCTGGCTGAGCCGCTGCGCGACGTGCTCAACCGCGCCTACCTGGTGGCCCGCGGCCCCAAGGCGCAAGCCGCGGTCCGGGCCGCCGGCCTGCGGGACCAGTGGACCCCGGACGGCGAGGGCTCCGCGGAGATCATCGAGCACCTGACCGCCCGCGGCGTCGCCGGCCTCACCGTCGCCCTCCAGCTGCACGGCGAGAGCCAGCCGGAGTACAGCGAGGCGCTGGAGACGGCCGGCGCCCGGGTGATCGAGGTGCCGGTCTACCGCTGGGCGCCACCGGTCGACCCGGCCCCGCTGCACCGCCTGGTGGATCTGATCACCGGCCGGCTCGTCGACGCCGTGACGTTCACCTCGGCCGCGGCGGTCCACGCCCTGCTGCGCGCCGCCGGCCCGGCCACCGACGCGCTGCTCGACGCGTTGCGCACCGAGGTGCTGGCCGCCTGCGTGGGCCCGGTCACCGCCGCGCCGCTGCGCCGCCACGACGTCCCGGTCTCCACCCCGCACCGCGCCCGGCTCAGCGCCCTGGTCCGCACCCTGGTCGAGGAACTCCCCCCACGCGCGGTCACCATCCAGGTCAACGGCCACGCGATCACCCTGCGCGGCCACGCCGCGGTGGTCGACGGCGAACTCCGCCAGCTCGCCCCCGCCCCGATGGCCGTCCTGCGGGCCCTGGCCAACTCACCGGGCCGCGTCCTCTCCCGAGCCGCCCTCCTGCAGGCCCTCCCCCGCCACGCCGACGAGCACGCCGTCGAAATGGCCGTCGCCCGCCTCCGAGCCGCCATCCCCGGCGTCATCCAAACCGTAGTCAGACGCGGCTACCGCATCCCCACCTGA